The following are encoded together in the Planctobacterium marinum genome:
- a CDS encoding winged helix-turn-helix domain-containing protein, protein MTANSLQLNQWHIQLDSGELTLIGNELYEQENSDRLEPKALQLLIVLARQPNKVMSKDELFALLWPGQVVTDDALTRCVSKLRKALRDDPKSAEIIETIPRRGYRLIAENVIWLPNNEGTEQLAPLRKRVSRAELMWTMFAFNRLIFGCVVFLLIFFWFYHSDTQFLKKQPETSYSDVQPLLRQADDYYSQIRRQDNEMAIELYQQIMTLRPDIGAGQAGLANALVQQVLRWPNPANEVAINTQNLQQALQAGLTESEQAQQKLHRALALAQNAVTQTPDSARAYKALGFVYSALQEFDLALQSYERAIELDENAWDALINYGDVLEIKGNLSGAMGYYTRAFEAMQKVRVAQSARVNPWLADFGAHIASKYSSMGRLQEAEIWYRKVLNFAPFNSNATKGLVEILKSAGDDIAAQRLCLEYLQRIGNDICII, encoded by the coding sequence GTGACTGCAAATTCGCTCCAACTTAATCAATGGCATATTCAACTGGATTCAGGTGAATTGACCCTGATCGGGAACGAGCTATATGAACAAGAAAACAGCGACCGACTTGAACCGAAGGCTCTTCAGCTTTTAATTGTCTTGGCACGACAACCCAATAAAGTCATGAGCAAAGATGAATTGTTTGCATTGCTTTGGCCTGGGCAGGTCGTAACAGATGACGCCTTGACTCGCTGTGTTTCAAAGCTGAGAAAAGCGCTACGGGATGATCCCAAGTCTGCTGAGATAATCGAAACCATTCCTCGTCGAGGTTATCGCTTAATTGCTGAGAATGTCATATGGTTGCCGAACAATGAGGGAACTGAACAATTAGCTCCGTTACGCAAGCGAGTCTCTAGAGCTGAGTTGATGTGGACAATGTTCGCTTTCAATCGTTTGATATTCGGCTGTGTGGTATTTTTGCTGATTTTCTTCTGGTTTTATCACTCGGATACCCAATTTCTAAAAAAGCAGCCAGAAACATCTTATTCCGATGTCCAACCATTATTGCGTCAGGCTGATGATTATTATTCGCAGATCCGTCGCCAAGATAATGAGATGGCAATTGAGCTATACCAACAAATCATGACATTGCGTCCTGATATCGGAGCTGGCCAGGCTGGACTTGCCAATGCGCTTGTTCAGCAAGTCTTACGTTGGCCAAATCCTGCCAATGAAGTAGCGATCAACACTCAAAATTTGCAGCAGGCCCTACAAGCGGGCCTCACTGAAAGCGAACAAGCGCAACAAAAGTTACATCGTGCGTTGGCGCTTGCTCAGAACGCTGTCACTCAAACACCGGACAGTGCCAGGGCCTACAAAGCTTTGGGTTTTGTCTACTCAGCTTTGCAGGAATTTGATTTGGCTTTGCAAAGTTATGAGAGGGCAATTGAACTTGATGAGAATGCTTGGGATGCATTGATTAATTATGGGGATGTTCTTGAAATCAAGGGTAATTTATCAGGAGCCATGGGTTACTACACAAGGGCATTTGAAGCAATGCAAAAGGTGCGGGTAGCTCAATCCGCCCGAGTGAATCCGTGGTTGGCAGATTTTGGGGCTCATATTGCGAGCAAATATTCATCCATGGGCAGGTTGCAAGAGGCGGAAATCTGGTACCGAAAAGTCCTCAATTTCGCGCCGTTTAACAGCAATGCCACCAAAGGCCTGGTGGAGATTCTAAAATCCGCAGGTGACGATATTGCTGCCCAAAGGCTTTGCCTTGAATACCTGCAACGCATCGGAAACGACATTTGTATCATCTGA
- a CDS encoding S41 family peptidase → MPTFMLGFIQRIFFLLLVSLVSPFLMAHGQLKYYSPEHIKQDFQQLYTDLKKSHNNLFANLPESQYQKHFQKSLLSIKKPMTEREIRLLFQKFVALGKVAHASIDLPINDFFTYREQGGTMLPLFIKINEDSVVVDEYLGENTALKTGTQILAIDNLPIESWIDRSSALLSADTSQLATTMIEARFPFLLWLLVGEQAQFNLTIKTQEGVESATAKALTREQQTLYSAKSAVPETQPRDWKLLEGNIGWIKPGPFYNIEPGAEDVWDNRGFIRFVDEAMTHFIEKDAAALIIDVRDNPGGTNSFSDHLIAWIATQPFRFSSDFRVKISEHAITSNAERLKPDTDPNDFSYLLARFYEQNELGNIVSFPLPYQQPHSDKHFNKPVFLLINRYSYSNAVNVAAILKDYGMATLVGEATADFATTYGAMEHFNLINTGIKVGFPKALIIRPNGDIRPGGVEPDIAITLSGNEHEIIERVRKLVLMHLKSD, encoded by the coding sequence ATGCCAACTTTCATGCTTGGTTTTATCCAACGTATCTTCTTTTTACTACTGGTTAGCTTAGTTTCGCCCTTTTTAATGGCCCACGGTCAGTTAAAATATTATTCGCCAGAACATATTAAACAAGACTTCCAGCAGCTCTACACAGATCTTAAAAAGTCCCACAACAACCTCTTTGCCAACTTGCCCGAGTCACAATATCAGAAGCATTTTCAAAAATCCTTGTTAAGCATTAAAAAACCTATGACTGAACGGGAAATACGCCTGTTGTTTCAGAAATTTGTCGCCTTGGGAAAAGTTGCCCATGCATCTATTGATTTACCCATAAATGACTTTTTTACCTATCGTGAGCAAGGTGGCACTATGCTTCCGCTGTTCATCAAGATTAATGAGGATTCTGTTGTGGTGGATGAATACCTTGGCGAAAACACAGCTCTCAAAACGGGCACGCAGATTTTAGCCATTGATAACCTCCCCATTGAAAGCTGGATTGACCGCAGTTCTGCATTACTCTCGGCGGATACGTCTCAACTAGCTACCACAATGATAGAGGCCAGATTCCCATTTTTGCTGTGGTTATTGGTAGGTGAACAAGCGCAATTTAACCTAACCATTAAAACACAAGAGGGTGTTGAATCAGCAACTGCCAAGGCATTGACACGTGAACAGCAAACACTTTATAGCGCGAAATCCGCTGTACCTGAAACACAGCCCAGAGACTGGAAACTATTAGAAGGTAACATTGGATGGATAAAACCCGGCCCTTTTTATAATATTGAGCCTGGCGCAGAGGATGTCTGGGATAACCGGGGATTTATTCGCTTCGTCGATGAGGCGATGACGCACTTTATAGAAAAAGATGCTGCAGCGCTGATTATCGATGTCCGCGACAATCCGGGTGGTACCAACTCTTTTAGTGATCACCTCATCGCCTGGATTGCAACGCAACCCTTTCGATTTTCGTCAGACTTTCGAGTCAAGATCAGTGAGCACGCCATCACTTCAAACGCCGAACGTCTCAAGCCCGATACAGACCCAAACGACTTCTCATATCTTTTAGCCAGATTCTATGAACAAAATGAGTTAGGCAACATTGTCTCTTTTCCGCTACCTTATCAGCAGCCTCACTCGGACAAACACTTCAATAAGCCCGTATTTTTGCTAATTAATCGCTACAGCTATTCAAATGCTGTCAATGTTGCAGCGATTTTAAAAGACTATGGCATGGCCACACTGGTAGGTGAAGCAACGGCAGATTTTGCCACAACTTACGGTGCAATGGAGCATTTCAATTTAATAAATACAGGTATCAAAGTTGGCTTCCCGAAAGCACTTATTATCAGGCCCAATGGCGACATTCGTCCGGGGGGTGTTGAGCCGGATATTGCAATTACACTCTCGGGTAATGAGCACGAAATAATAGAACGAGTTAGAAAGCTGGTATTAATGCATTTAAAAAGCGATTAA
- a CDS encoding Spy/CpxP family protein refolding chaperone: MKKQLLVISLIAASVVTGGFVTAHERDKEHNPRKQMMQIFKQLDLEREQKQAIRSVMHDAKDQMQVYREDMKKLHQEMMALVTSGNSSEASVATVLSQYEETLAAMTLTKSNNKYAVYQVLTEPQREKARTLMEEQRLRMESRDSGERFARMAEKLELSDNQVAQIEPLLEEVKESRMALRDLMHGFKEAQRQWFEDGSYSEEKVNELFATTFPEFQQKLYAVVASHQQIYLQLTEEQQQQVQSTAGKRFMPRML, translated from the coding sequence ATGAAAAAACAACTTTTAGTTATCTCCTTAATTGCTGCATCGGTAGTAACCGGTGGATTTGTTACTGCACATGAGCGCGACAAAGAACACAACCCGCGCAAACAAATGATGCAGATCTTCAAGCAGCTTGATTTAGAGCGCGAACAAAAACAAGCCATTCGCAGTGTTATGCACGATGCCAAAGATCAAATGCAGGTTTATCGCGAAGATATGAAAAAACTGCACCAGGAAATGATGGCGCTGGTGACCTCAGGTAATTCAAGTGAGGCGTCAGTGGCAACGGTATTGAGCCAATATGAAGAAACACTCGCCGCTATGACGCTGACTAAATCCAACAACAAGTATGCGGTATATCAGGTACTCACTGAACCACAACGAGAAAAAGCCAGAACCTTAATGGAAGAGCAGCGCCTGCGGATGGAAAGCCGAGATAGTGGTGAGCGCTTTGCCAGAATGGCGGAGAAACTGGAGTTAAGCGACAACCAGGTAGCACAAATTGAACCCTTGCTTGAGGAGGTTAAAGAAAGCCGTATGGCATTACGGGATCTAATGCATGGTTTTAAAGAAGCACAACGTCAGTGGTTTGAAGATGGCAGCTATAGCGAAGAAAAGGTCAATGAGCTGTTCGCCACTACCTTCCCTGAATTTCAGCAAAAACTCTATGCCGTGGTGGCCAGTCATCAACAGATTTATCTGCAATTGACAGAAGAGCAACAGCAACAGGTGCAATCCACAGCGGGAAAACGCTTTATGCCGCGCATGCTCTAA
- a CDS encoding response regulator transcription factor: MSAKSILIIDDDKELTQLLSEYLTPQGYAIQCAHDGLTGVKMATSGEHFDLILLDVMLPELDGFEVLKKIRISHLTPIMMLTAKGDDFDRIFGLELGADDYMPKPFNHRELSARIKAIIRRMEFVPSHSTHQPITIGDVNLQPVSRSVLCDNLAIEVTSTEFSILHLLMMNCGNLVSKQDISKKVLGRPLASYDRSIDMHVSNIRKKLNKINNKERIKTVRGSGYIFLGSAA; this comes from the coding sequence ATGTCGGCAAAATCCATACTCATCATTGATGATGACAAAGAGCTCACGCAACTTCTGAGCGAATACTTAACTCCGCAAGGCTACGCAATTCAATGCGCTCACGATGGCTTAACCGGGGTGAAAATGGCCACCAGCGGTGAGCATTTTGATTTAATTTTATTAGATGTCATGTTGCCAGAGCTGGACGGCTTTGAAGTACTGAAAAAGATCCGCATCAGTCATTTAACGCCGATTATGATGCTGACCGCCAAAGGCGATGATTTTGATCGCATTTTTGGCCTGGAATTGGGCGCGGATGACTACATGCCCAAACCCTTTAATCACAGAGAGTTATCGGCGCGGATCAAGGCCATCATTCGTCGGATGGAGTTTGTGCCCAGTCACAGTACCCATCAGCCCATCACCATTGGGGACGTTAATCTGCAACCCGTTTCCCGCTCCGTGTTATGCGACAACCTGGCGATTGAAGTCACCTCAACGGAATTTTCTATCTTACACCTGCTCATGATGAACTGCGGAAACCTGGTGAGTAAACAGGATATCAGTAAAAAAGTATTGGGGCGGCCACTGGCAAGTTATGACAGAAGCATTGATATGCACGTGAGTAACATTCGTAAAAAACTAAACAAAATCAACAATAAAGAACGCATAAAAACGGTGCGTGGCTCAGGTTATATCTTTTTGGGGAGCGCCGCTTGA
- a CDS encoding ATP-binding protein, with product MKHRLLKKLNPLNSIFGRLFLWFWLTTLLLIIFTAITVRQIVKGPELQTIPADEQQKLQQIAEQFQNKMAIGVSDNPRKLKRMVHLLGRQFESDIVLLDVEDDRIYSDALRMPPPFERRFKNLALADAAYGFMSGDRLFFGPVNVEVAGNQYSIFNGRTIHFPMVQRSLDVLAILALSISGLLCFAIAWSFSRPIKQLRDVTQEMAKGNLRAGTLHSSNRHDEIGELSQDFQTMSVKLDELLENQKRLLADISHELRSPLARLQLAIGIAQQHMETQQSPEHTELNPMQVQLLERIEKEAQQIDTMIGNVLQLSRLESRSLDISKHKQQFPACIEGVLKDACYEAQSHQKQLISSLPENIELMADVSLLNSAVENIIRNAIKYAEHTIQLTAKVQEEHLVILVSDDGCGVPEQELNKLFTPFYRVSVARNRETGGTGLGLAIATQAINAHNGSITAKNNDKGGLSVAIKLPL from the coding sequence TTGAAACATCGATTGTTAAAAAAGCTCAACCCACTTAACAGCATATTTGGCCGCTTGTTTTTGTGGTTTTGGCTCACCACATTGTTGTTGATTATTTTCACAGCAATTACTGTCAGACAAATTGTCAAAGGACCCGAATTGCAAACCATTCCCGCCGATGAACAACAAAAATTGCAGCAAATCGCAGAGCAATTTCAAAACAAAATGGCTATCGGTGTATCGGACAACCCCCGCAAGCTTAAACGCATGGTGCATCTATTGGGCAGACAATTTGAAAGCGACATTGTACTGCTGGATGTGGAAGACGACAGAATCTACAGCGACGCATTGCGCATGCCACCACCTTTTGAGCGACGCTTTAAAAACCTCGCCCTGGCCGATGCAGCTTATGGTTTTATGTCGGGTGACAGACTGTTTTTCGGACCGGTGAATGTCGAAGTTGCGGGCAATCAATATTCCATTTTTAACGGCCGAACCATCCACTTTCCTATGGTTCAACGCAGTTTAGACGTATTAGCAATACTCGCTCTGAGTATCAGTGGCTTGTTGTGTTTCGCCATCGCCTGGTCATTTAGTCGCCCCATCAAACAATTGCGCGATGTCACCCAGGAAATGGCCAAAGGCAATCTGCGGGCAGGAACATTACACAGTAGCAATCGCCACGATGAAATTGGCGAGTTAAGTCAGGATTTCCAAACGATGTCAGTAAAGCTAGACGAATTATTAGAAAATCAAAAACGTTTACTGGCTGACATTTCCCATGAACTGCGCTCCCCTTTGGCAAGATTACAACTGGCTATCGGTATCGCACAACAGCACATGGAAACCCAGCAATCACCGGAACACACGGAACTCAATCCTATGCAGGTGCAACTTCTGGAGCGTATAGAAAAAGAAGCGCAACAAATAGACACCATGATTGGCAATGTGTTGCAGTTATCCAGATTGGAGAGCCGCTCGTTAGATATCAGTAAACACAAACAACAATTTCCGGCTTGCATTGAGGGGGTATTAAAAGACGCCTGTTACGAAGCACAGAGCCACCAAAAACAACTTATTAGCAGCCTACCTGAGAATATTGAGCTAATGGCTGATGTATCCCTGTTAAACAGTGCCGTGGAAAACATTATACGCAACGCCATTAAATACGCAGAGCACACCATACAGCTAACGGCAAAAGTACAAGAGGAGCATCTGGTGATTCTGGTGAGTGATGATGGCTGTGGCGTCCCCGAGCAAGAGCTTAATAAGTTATTTACGCCCTTTTATCGCGTATCCGTCGCCAGGAATCGAGAAACGGGTGGTACGGGACTGGGTTTAGCCATAGCCACACAGGCTATAAATGCGCATAATGGCAGTATAACGGCTAAAAACAATGACAAAGGCGGACTGAGCGTTGCAATCAAACTTCCTCTCTAA